A part of Acropora palmata chromosome 8, jaAcrPala1.3, whole genome shotgun sequence genomic DNA contains:
- the LOC141890293 gene encoding uncharacterized protein LOC141890293 has product MTAIRRMVWLTICNLLVLTTTSISSMDYETPLMFIYNIFTEDIAVRNHTIHSEEVSSPVECFRRCAKVCGCVAFQVTGASCELLDCADRDLVIRQGTRLYTMQQTNPENKTNCLNGCCDSQPCLNGATCQETCSDVKQQYTCACSEHYHGNRCEVFQPMLKSCQAIARIRQGVVSGIYNLNVGVDKTVQTYCDFSSDDGKAWTLIESFSLGESSSYADKPFYHDLPRNENNFTWDDFRVSYQALVNIQNDSTHWRVTCNFPSGLTYSDYARASLTATDLLTFVNKDKCQRYEYVSVRGINCTDCEAMLVQRDNQHMHTDSYWSGKNGCQWDPISGAVQNEDNFGYYETTNPQHRCTANSLSTTQWWLGAEV; this is encoded by the exons ATGACTGCCATACGGAGAATGGTGTGGCTTACAATTTGCAATCTGCTGGTTTTAACAACAACATCGATTAGCAGTATGGATTATGAGACTCCACTTATGTTCATCTACAATATATTCACTGAAGACATCGCAGTTAGAAATCACACCATTCATTCTGAGGAGGTCAGTAGTCCAGTGGAGTGTTTCCGCCGTTGCGCAAAGGTTTGTGGTTGCGTAGCTTTTCAAGTGACTGGTGCTAGTTGTGAACTGTTGGATTGCGCGGACAGGGATCTGGTAATTAGACAAGGAACTCGTCTGTACACGATGCAGCAAACCAATCCCGAG AACAAGACGAACTGTTTAAACGGATGTTGCGATTCCCAACCTTGTCTGAATGGAGCCACGTGTCAAGAAACGTGCAGTGACGTCAAGCAACAGTACACTTGCGCATGCTCAGAACATTACCATGGAAACAGATGTGAGGTGTTTCAACCAATGTTGAAGTCGTGCCAGGCTATTGCAAGGATCAGACAAGGCGTGGTTTCAGGCATTTATAACCTCAATGTCGGCGTTGACAAGACCGTTCAGACTTATTGTGATTTCAGCTCCGATGATGGAAAAGCATGGACTCTCATAGAATCATTCTCCCTGGGAGAGAGTTCTTCCTACGCAGACAAACCGTTTTATCACGACCTTCCTCGAAACGAAAACAATTTTACGTGGGACGACTTTCGAGTGTCATATCAAGCTTTGGTTAACATCCAAAACGACTCAACACACTGGCGAGTTACGTGTAACTTCCCATCAGGTCTCACGTACTCAGACTACGCACGCGCATCGCTAACAGCCACAGATCTGTTAACGTTTGTAAACAAAGACAAGTGCCAAAGGTACGAATATGTCTCAGTGCGTGGTATCAACTGCACAGATTGTGAAGCGATGTTGGTACAGAGGGACAATCAACATATGCATACAGATTCCTACTGGAGTGGGAAAAATGGCTGCCAGTGGGACCCAATTTCTGGTGCAGTACAAAACGAGGATAACTTTGGTTACTACGAAACGACTAATCCACAACATAGGTGCACAG
- the LOC141889415 gene encoding uncharacterized protein LOC141889415, with protein sequence MFSHPIGLLLLLFATTSLSSASNQYFDVRCDFGISFYPTNTTALVNGLLTSNFSNARNCHVKYKMESAVVRVAVEGFNSSSKLSELYSLALENQTVLFLGVANSYDLADDKKYRFHACPKAHTQQQTDLDFLFFGSPKKESISVTIELDNSVLKPGKEANLSVRSDGVPEVKAFEIIDDDKHPSLLQITATSDSDDEGMECVLMVSQNCSSMQSNGLAQKDADGTQSSLKLTFTKLGRITLSQYSKPMITSGRWFIGIRCKSNEKKLKNVNVTVTKGYKYDILGKTLPTVYMCLVAVFGGILIAGFAHFFLNPDFDKCSFPFHLEVSPAGDRVPSQEILHYVPEPLPKCTFPFKPWVNVIFVSWFGQGIKTYSYLTAVLAISFMVGAAQFVIARWSNMIEEGDRDLCYYNERCYRPIAIADMPSNFMLSNVPYVIHGIFLALSFSLREAIKQEEGQNGNRYSLENARRSRFAPYDYSVAYALSWALVFEGLFSATYHLCPSRLTFQFDSAFMFIISGLVVVALFNSRIRSVYATEPEKRTMKHPSETTVQAPKYFLFFVAPLLVFNYIGSIKDTRDDVPIFFEVIYWIALVLWLIIMYIWTFRKVGVSCQWKEHSCGPEEDWRKTKFLIKWLWIVIFPLCLLIIGVTKKDDWSQFFLFSCVAAVALAILGLMSFDTALTFETYLHSGGNCWNGIKQLCQPKQISAALLRNWHRALYVTVTFLFWVFAMYFFKLKPTTRKVEKPSVSRTFNKECILWDFFDHHDIWHMLSSFALFMSAYLLIYVTRKIEIYFWVETKYWDDKNNRDSLSQLENGQTLGSESSLRVAAEQENDVESGV encoded by the exons ATGTTCTCTCATCCTATTGGTCTTCTATTACTTTTGTTTGCTACTACGAGCTTATCTTCTGCAAGCAACCAATATTTTGATGTCAGATGTGACTTCGGCATTTCATTTTATCCAACAAATACCACAGCTCTCGTGAATGGATTGCTGACATCAAACTTTAGCAATGCTCGAAACTGCCATGTGAAGTACAAAATGGAGTCAGCTGTAGTTCGAGTTGCAGTAGAAGGGTTTAATTCTTCGAGCAAATTAAGTGAACTCTACTCTTTGGCTCTTGAAAACCAAACTGTCTTGTTTTTGGGTGTGGCTAATTCCTATGATCTGGCTGATGACAAGAAATACCGTTTTCATGCTTGTCCTAAAGCTCATACTCAGCAACAAACTGACCtagattttctcttttttggaTCACCCAAGAAGGAGTCCATCTCTGTTACGATTGAATTGGACAATTCTGTATTGAAACCTGGTAAAGAAGCTAATCTCTCTGTCAGGTCTGATGGCGTACCAGAAGTGAAGgcatttgaaattattgatGATGACAAACACCCCAGTCTTCTTCAGATAACAGCCACTTCTGATTCTGATGATGAGGGAATGGAATGCGTCCTTATGGTGTCGCAAAATTGTTCTTCCATGCAAAGTAATGGACTTGCTCAGAAAGATGCTGATGGAACCCAGTCATCCCTTAAACTAACTTTCACCAAATTAGGTCGTATCACTTTGTCACAGTACTCAAAACCTATGATCACAAGTGGGAGATGGTTCATTGGAATCAGGTGCAAAAGTAATGAAAAGAAGCTGAAGAATGTTAATGTAACTGTGACCAAAGGATACAAATACGATATACTGGGCAAAACTCTCCCAACAGTATACATGTGtcttgttgctgtttttggTGGTATATTGATAGCTGGTTTTGCACATTTCTTTCTCAATCCCGACTTTGATAAGTGTTCATTTCCATTTCACTTGGAAGTATCTCCAGCAGGGGACAGAGTTCCCAGCCAGGAAATTTTGCATTATGTTCCAGAGCCACTGCCAAAGTGTACATTTCCTTTTAAGCCATGGGTGAATGTGATCTTTGTGTCGTGGTTTGGTCAAGGCATTAAGACATATTCTTACTTGACAGCAGTACTGGCCATAAGCTTCATGGTGGGAGCAGCACAATTTGTGATTGCCCGCTGGTCCAATATGATCGAAGAAGGGGATCGTGATCTCTGCTACTACAATGAGCGTTGTTACCGACCTATTGCTATTGCTGACATGCCGTCCAATTTCATGCTCAGCAATGTACCCTATGTGATTCATGGTATTTTCCTGGCACTGTCATTTTCCTTAAGGGAGGCAATCAAACAAGAAGAAGGTCAGAATGGTAACAGATATTCATTAGAAAATGCTCGTCGCAGTCGATTTGCGCCATATGACTACTCTGTTGCATATGCACTTTCCTGGGCTTTGGTCTTTGAGGGTCTCTTTTCAGCCACTTACCATCTGTGCCCCTCACGTCTCACTTTTCAGTTCGACTCAGCATTTATGTTCATCATATCAGGGCTAGTTGTGGTAGCACTGTTCAACAGTAGAATAAGGAGTGTCTATGCCACTGAGCCTGAAAAGCGCACCATGAAGCACCCAAGCGAGACAACTGTTCAAGCACCAAAATacttcttgttttttgttgcgCCGCTGCTGGTATTTAATTACATTGGTTCAATAAAAGACACCCGTGATGATGTTCCCATTTTCTTTGAAGTGATTTACTGGATTGCCTTGGTCTTGTGGTTGATAATCATGTATATTTGGACTTTCCGAAAAGTGGGTGTTTCTTGTCAATGGAAAGAACACAGTTGTGGACCTGAGGAAGACTGGAGGAAAACAAAGTTTCTTATAAAGTGGCTTTGGATTGTCATCTTTCCTCTTTGCTTGCTTATCATCGGTGTTACGAAGAAAGACGACTGGTCacagttttttctcttttcttgtgTAGCCGCGGTGGCTTTGGCAATCTTAGGCTTGATGAGTTTTGACACAGCATTGACTTTCGAGACGTATCTGCATAGTGGTGGAAATTGTTGGAATGGCATAAAACAGCTCTGTCAACCCAAACAGATTTCAGCAGCATTACTTCGCAACTGGCACCGTGCACTGTATGTGACTGTGACCTTCTTATTCTGGGTTTTTGCAATGTACTTCTTCAAGCTAAAACCTACCACACGCAAGGTTGAGAAACCAAGTGTGTCACGTACCTTCAATAAAGAGTGCATCCTTTGGGATTTTTTTGACCACCATGACATCTGGCACATGTTGTCATCATTTGCTCTTTTCATGAGTGCCTACTTGCTGATCTATGTAACCAGAAAAATAGAGATTTACTTCTGGGTGGAGACCAAATATTGggatgataaaaataacagAGATTCTCTGAGCCAACTTGAGAATGGGCAGACACTGGGGAGTGAATCATCTTTAAGAG TGGCTGCAGAACAGGAAAATGATGTGGAATCAGGTGTTTAA
- the LOC141889416 gene encoding BRISC and BRCA1-A complex member 2-like → MAAVTLQRFHPEIAKFIDAVVKNGEFGICGDLPKVTDPKTSLSHPCAVGRTCDRFKVFIPYAGRNLKWEVIFDQAQPDFPPDFIFGPQDVEFIPNIGEIKSLENWNANDPLSLLKLIKELVTHYKEYQRKQVEDMPRIHFEYTTLAEDSKYPDFEVHVIKGQQTSETVVNFMIKLPVDLSDVPPYIVKDCPGEDMACLLVSYASQNGDNVTPKLLLSPRVERAFGGSGNLRIPHWGGVYGCLLEYLPLIQELFEAKVYQVCEAYQKRREYVAAFLSAFGSSILEYDAEAFLKLSLLFQVQGFFCTVHIELNKNFPQEAPAFFLQSIYHEKNNQPYEQLETGYPYSPRWSGDEMAERARSFLTEAIPAFKESSLHNAKF, encoded by the exons ATGGCAGCTGTCACGCTGCAACGTTTCCATCCAGAGATTGCAAAATTTATAGATGCAGTGGTGAAGAATGGAGAGTTTGGCATTTGTGGAGATTTACCTAAAGTAACCGATCCTAAAACAAG CTTGTCCCATCCATGTGCTGTGGGTAGAACTTGTGATCGATTCAAAGTGTTCATTCCATATGCTGGAAGAAACTTGAAAT GGGAGGTCATTTTTGACCAAGCTCAGCCAGACTTTCCCCCTGATTTCATATTTGGCCCGCAAGATGTAGAGTTTATCCCAAACATTGGTGAAATCAAG TCACTAGAAAACTGGAATGCCAATGATCCACTGAGTTTATTAAAGTTGATAAAAGAACTTGTCACACATTACAAAGAATATCAACGGAAGCAAGTGGAAGATATGCCACGGATACATTTTGAATACACAACTCTTGCAGAAGACAGTAAATACCCTGATTTTGAGGTGCATGTTATCAAGGGTCAACAG ACCTCAGAAACTGTGGTCAATTTTATGATCAAGCTTCCAGTGGATCTTAGTGATGTCCCTCCATACATTGTAAAG GACTGTCCAGGGGAGGACATGGCATGTCTGTTGGTATCGTATGCCTCACAAAATGGAGATAATGTAACACCAAAACTTCTGTTATCACCAAGAGTAGAAAG ggCATTTGGTGGCTCCGGTAATTTACGCATTCCGCACTGGGGTGGTGTGTATGGATGCCTATTGGAGTACTTACCGCTTATTCAAGAACTCTTTGAGGCAAAG GTTTACCAAGTTTGTGAGGCATACCAAAAAAGACGAGAGTATGTTGCTGCATTTCTGAGTGCATTTGGAAG CTCAATTTTAGAGTACGATGCAGAGGCATTTTTGAAGCTGTCCTTGCTATTTCAAGTTCAAgggtttttttgcactgttcata TCGAGCTGAACAAGAATTTCCCGCAAGAAGCACCagcattttttcttcaatctatttatcatgagaaaaataatcaaCCTTATGAGCAACTAGAAACAGGATACCCCTACAGCCCAAGGTGGTCTGGGGATGAGATGGCTGAGAGAGCACG CTCTTTCCTGACAGAGGCCATACCAGCATTTAAAGAGTCATCATTACATAATgccaaattttaa
- the LOC141889487 gene encoding uncharacterized protein LOC141889487, producing the protein MEKFVGISSLFQPPSTVQGAKILNKDAFRTIVNLPALRIEAKKCSVFLKNFSKFLLNQPRLRNIVSDANGKDKKILLLNPQKSLEDLNEKDREFVENQGAEKTTHDLVLGYEHWTTEQVLRAVLPAEINEIPSSFETIGHIAHVNLRDSQLDYKHLIGQVLLDKNSPQIKTVVNKTNTIHDVFRFFKMEVIAGENNFQTSVKQDGCVFEFDFSKVYWNSRLQTEHSRLVALFDHEDVVCDMFAGVGPFAIPAGNKGCTVYANDLNPASYQALQKNVKLNRVENRVHAFNMEGREFVKKLVQSSLLSLIPSSEQSAKLEGQKILKPFTQVVMNLPASAVDFLDVFHGLYSIQRHVTLPRIHCYCFSKSHSPIEDAQEQVEKRLGSSIAGRCTVHCVRDVAPKKVMVCVSFKLPECVAFGEENEKVVNGDSKRQRDQSVDAVKGTKQAKLEL; encoded by the exons atggagaaatttgtGGGAATTTCTTCGTTATTTCAACCTCCTTCAACTGTTCAAGGAGCCAAAATCCTAAACAAAGATGCGTTCAGAACTATCGTGAACCTTCCTGCTCTCAGGATCGAAGCCAAGAAGTGTTCAGtcttcttgaaaaacttcAGCAAGTTTCTGTTAAATCAACCCCGTTTGAGGAACATTGTGTCAGATGCGAACggcaaagacaaaaaaattctcCTTCTCAACCCGCAGAAATCATTGGAAGATTTAAATGAGAAGGATCGAGAGTTTGTGGAGAACCAAGGCGCTGAGAAAACGACCCACGACTTGGTTTTAGGCTACGAACACTGGACAACAGAACAAGTGTTAAGAGCTGTTTTACCAgctgaaataaatgaaattcctTCTTCTTTTGAAACGATTGGTCACATAGCTCACGTTAATTTGCGGGATTCACAACtagattacaaacatttgatAG GACAAGTTCTATTGGATAAAAATTCTCCTCAAATTAAAACTGTGGTGAATAAAACAAACACTATCCATGACGTTTTTCGCTTTTTCAAGATGGAAGTTATTGCAGGAGAGAACAATTTTCAGACATCTGTTAAACAGGATGGTTGTGTTTTTGAATTTGACTTTTCAAAAGTGTACTGGAACTCTCGTCTTCAGACAGAACACAGCCGTCTTGTTGCATTGTTTGATCATGAAGATGTAGTTTGCGACATGTTTGCTGGTGTTGGTCCTTTTGCAATTCCTGCTGGCAATAAGGGTTGCACTGTTTATGCAAATGACTTGAATCCTGCATCTTATCAAGCCCTTCAGAAGAATGTCAAGTTAAACCGTGTGGAGAACAGGGTGCATGCTTTCAATATGGAAGGAAGAGAATTTGTGAAAAAATTGGTGCAGTCGTCATTGTTGTCTCTTATCCCATCATCTGAACAAAGTGCAAAGCTTGAAGGCCAAAAGATCTTGAAACCCTTCACTCAAGTTGTAATGAATCTTCCAGCCAGTGCTGTAGATTTTCTTGATGTCTTTCATGGCCTGTATTCTATTCAAAGACATGTGACCCTTCCCAGAATTCACTGTTATTGTTTCTCCAAGTCCCATTCTCCTATTGAAGATGCTCAGGAGCAGGTTGAAAAGAGACTGGGTAGTAGTATTGCTGGCCGGTGCACAGTCCACTGTGTCCGAGATGTTGCTCCTAAAAAAGTCATGGTTTGTGTGTCATTCAAGCTACCAGAGTGTGTTGCATTTGGTGAAGAAAATGAGAAAGTTGTTAATGGCGATAGTAAACGACAAAGAGATCAAAGTG TTGATGCTGTAAAGGGTACCAAACAAGCCAAGTTAGAACTCTAG
- the LOC141889748 gene encoding carbohydrate sulfotransferase 1-like: MATSRILVLISLSVAACIVFKALTWQPGLVAFKASNKSTMASKVLILAHGRSGSSYLGQIFNNHPEVFYMYEPLITLQVTTIHDSKLYEQSAKRLLDDIFNCQFMQQTEFLAFMSHMPLNRFSSHVLTTPYCKSTRRTKDNRTFFQCKDLDPLITSLSCTLHKHVVVKVLTHRLVPFLEEGYLTTLLNSNGNLKIIHLLRDPRAVIASLDRVGRVFNRSVVKSTWTNFSLFSAYVQKFCTQMIQSLSFALSAEAKFQERYKILRYEDLIKTPMTVSQELFDFFGIRMTAEVKDYVTRSSRTNNRRNTHAYSTIRNNVSSLIDSWRKQLSIEAVRTVESNCRPVLDILRYTPVYSQNLP; this comes from the coding sequence ATGGCCACATCGCGCATTTTGGTCCTTATTAGCTTAAGTGTTGCCGCGTGCATAGTGTTTAAGGCCCTCACTTGGCAGCCAGGCCTGGTGGCATTTAAAGCCTCAAATAAATCTACAATGGCGTCGAAAGTTTTGATTTTAGCGCACGGAAGGTCGGGTTCTTCATATTTGGGACAGATTTTCAACAATCACCCCGAAGTTTTTTACATGTACGAACCACTGATAACTTTGCAAGTTACAACAATACACGATTCCAAACTGTATGAACAATCCGCTAAACGTCTGTTGGACGACATATTCAACTGTCAATTCATGCAACAAACTGAATTTTTAGCGTTTATGTCTCATATGCCGTTGAACCGATTCTCTAGTCACGTGCTAACCACGCCCTACTGCAAGAGCACAAGACGAACAAAAGATAACAGAACCTTTTTTCAGTGCAAAGATTTAGACCCTTTGATTACATCGTTATCTTGCACGCTTCACAAACACGTGGTGGTCAAAGTTCTGACTCATCGTTTAGTTCCGTTCCTTGAGGAAGGCTACCTTACGACACTGTTGAATTCAAACGGTAACttgaaaattattcatttattgcGCGATCCACGAGCTGTGATTGCGTCGCTTGATCGCGTTGGCCGGGTTTTCAACAGATCCGTGGTTAAATCCACCTGGACAAATTTCTCTCTCTTCTCGGCGTACGTGCAAAAATTCTGCACGCAAATGATTCAATCACTGAGTTTTGCGTTATCCGCTGAAGCAAAATTCCAGGAGCGTTATAAGATACTGCGTTACGAGGATTTGATCAAAACGCCGATGACCGTCTCACAAGAGTTGTTCGATTTCTTTGGAATCCGTATGACAGCTGAAGTGAAGGACTATGTAACTAGAAGCTCAAGAACTAATAACCGTAGGAATACGCACGCATATTCGACCATCAGGAACAACGTGTCTTCCTTGATAGATTCATGGAGAAAGCAATTGAGTATTGAGGCAGTGCGAACAGTAGAGTCAAACTGCAGACCAGTGCTGGATATACTGCGATACACACCTGTCTATAGCCAGAATCTACCATGA